In Arthrobacter sp. CDRTa11, one DNA window encodes the following:
- the aroQ gene encoding type II 3-dehydroquinate dehydratase, producing the protein MTEATSAAADGRGTILVINGPNLNLLGTREPDKYGLSTLADVEELARTTAEAHGFTAECVQSNHEGVLLDTIHAARGTAVGIVINAGAFTHTSVALRDALAAVQLPAVEVHITNVHQREEFRHHSFLSPVCTAVIVGAGVFGYRLAIDYLAETL; encoded by the coding sequence ATGACTGAAGCCACCAGCGCCGCCGCGGACGGCCGCGGCACCATCCTTGTGATTAACGGGCCCAACCTGAACCTCCTGGGTACCCGTGAACCGGACAAATACGGCCTCTCCACGCTGGCAGACGTGGAGGAGTTGGCGCGCACCACTGCCGAGGCCCACGGCTTCACCGCGGAATGCGTCCAGTCCAACCACGAGGGTGTCCTGCTGGACACCATCCACGCTGCCCGGGGCACCGCCGTCGGAATTGTCATTAATGCCGGGGCATTCACCCACACGTCCGTTGCCCTCCGCGATGCACTCGCCGCCGTGCAGCTGCCCGCCGTGGAAGTCCACATCACCAACGTGCACCAGCGTGAGGAGTTCAGGCACCACTCCTTCCTCTCCCCGGTCTGCACTGCGGTCATCGTAGGGGCCGGCGTGTTCGGTTACCGGCTCGCCATCGACTACCTGGCGGAAACGCTGTAG
- a CDS encoding DUF2332 domain-containing protein, which produces MATGQGLPQEPESIPDGDASASRTAAWYRHFGLVEAPGSSPCYAEWTVGLADDPQLIARIDQWPHDKRQPNLLLAAARYLGARVGPYKEFRQFLEDHWADISRIVLSRSTQTNEAGRCATLLPSLAAIAAAEGRPLALLEVGASAGLGLFPDRYSYEFDDGTSVTRLSPEEPSRTEVEPPVLRCTTAGPVPVPDRLPPVAWRAGIDLNPLDIRNSDDVAWLEALIWPEQEFRLRRLRQAMAIARDEPPLLIAGDLNDRLVDVAAQAPADTTLVVFHSAVMAYLSAEGRSRFRSTVRQLAAARGSHWLSNEGHMVIDQEDGSSVVPEVDPQLIAGKFLLTHNGIPEAVTGPHGQSLEWL; this is translated from the coding sequence ATGGCCACCGGCCAGGGGCTGCCGCAGGAGCCGGAATCCATCCCGGACGGGGACGCATCGGCCAGCCGCACGGCGGCCTGGTACCGGCATTTTGGTTTGGTGGAAGCGCCCGGGTCCTCCCCCTGCTACGCCGAGTGGACAGTGGGCCTGGCCGACGACCCGCAGCTGATCGCCCGGATCGACCAGTGGCCGCACGATAAGCGCCAACCCAACCTGCTGCTGGCCGCCGCACGCTATCTGGGTGCCCGCGTGGGACCCTACAAGGAGTTCCGCCAATTTCTGGAAGACCATTGGGCGGACATCAGCCGGATCGTCCTCTCTCGTTCAACGCAGACCAACGAGGCCGGCCGCTGCGCCACCCTGCTGCCCTCCTTGGCCGCCATTGCAGCCGCCGAAGGCAGACCCCTGGCGCTGCTGGAGGTGGGTGCCTCAGCCGGCCTGGGGCTGTTTCCGGACCGGTACAGCTACGAGTTCGACGACGGTACCTCCGTCACGCGGCTTTCCCCAGAGGAGCCGTCCCGAACGGAGGTGGAGCCTCCTGTCCTGCGGTGCACCACCGCGGGCCCGGTGCCCGTGCCGGACCGGCTCCCGCCCGTCGCCTGGCGGGCAGGTATTGACCTGAACCCGCTGGATATCAGGAATTCCGACGACGTCGCCTGGCTGGAAGCGCTGATCTGGCCGGAGCAGGAGTTCCGCCTCAGGAGGCTGCGCCAGGCTATGGCCATCGCCCGGGACGAGCCACCGCTCCTGATAGCTGGCGACCTGAACGACCGGCTGGTTGACGTGGCTGCCCAGGCACCGGCGGACACCACCCTGGTGGTTTTCCACAGTGCCGTGATGGCCTATCTCAGCGCCGAGGGAAGATCCCGGTTCCGCAGCACCGTCCGGCAGTTGGCGGCAGCAAGGGGATCCCACTGGCTGTCCAACGAAGGGCATATGGTGATCGACCAGGAGGATGGTTCCAGCGTGGTGCCAGAGGTGGATCCGCAGCTGATCGCGGGCAAATTCCTGCTCACGCACAACGGCATTCCGGAGGCTGTCACGGGACCCCATGGCCAAAGCCTCGAGTGGCTCTGA